The Brachyhypopomus gauderio isolate BG-103 chromosome 17, BGAUD_0.2, whole genome shotgun sequence genome includes a window with the following:
- the smc6 gene encoding structural maintenance of chromosomes protein 6 isoform X3, with product MQNKKQNRLSFLLQVDNPVSILNQEMSKQFLHSKSEADKYKFFMKATLLEQMKRDYIHIKQTKAGTRDQVEQQEECLKDLRQLFLQKKEKYESLSSLDNMRQNLEDLKKKMAWCLVREKEWQVQQLKEQIDKEHCDRTHEDKLQLCQSKVSLAEKRLQDIQEKLEKVKEEEECLAEESRKLKEESKLKSKAQKSQEVVYFRAENKLKQLEKEQCLLQERIHKINNSNGRRNHEVEQMQWLKKTSALKKQLEKLESESATLNQEIKEKQQAVFKGREEYDKLSMEEKNIQVSLESKLKRKNQLQASTSNRLRRFGDHMPELLESVDRAHAQGRFIKKPVGPIGACISLKDPSLAVAVESCLRSLMKTFCCDNYKDEKVLQELMSMHFPKGSRPQIIVCPFTDRVYNVQSRGVHHPDFPSVLDTLIIDNPVITNCLIDMRNIECILIIRESAVARRIMQAQRPPRNCREAFTAEGDQIYTNRNYTPEKEVLVKYLGGDPEAEIRLVQTEVENHQAQLCRFQRHLSSVKQDIQSMEEKLRSVIIASKRNQESMTRVKASITELENIEESQVEDISSLEEDAQENEQKIELERKSVKEAKIDLQRHNNALMEIEQKHQYVRNKSEQLLDETEELKDEQVKAEAESSKLNQSLQILEKKLKAHQDNIEAMKVEYAQKEEEKQDCEAKAREISPEPQRPDRSAKSLDAEITRLRQKIRSQESSHGNQEQVIREYAEAHTNYKSKSSQLRDLKKFIDRLDNIMTDRQARYKTLRRSLSVRCKWYFINFLFKLHCYGSMMFDHNNETLSISVKPPGQENDDINDMRSLSGGERSFSTVCFILSLWEITESPFRCLDEFDVYMDMHNRRISLDLLLELSERQHLRQFIFITPQTTSSLPKSPHIKVHQLQDPERETEEEVLP from the exons atgcaaaataaaaaacaaaaccg atTGTCATTTTTACTACAGGTTGACAATCCAGTCTCAATCCTAAATCAGGAAATGAGTAAGCAGTTCCTGCATTCAAAAAGTGAAGCTGATAAATACAAG TTTTTTATGAAGGCTACTCTGCTTGAGCAGATGAAGAGAGACTACATTCACATCAAGCAGACCAAAGCTGGCACCCGAGACCAAGTGGAACAACAGGAGGAG TGTCTCAAAGATCTCAGACAGTTGTTTttacaaaagaaagaaaagtatGAAAGTTTATCTTCACTTGACAATATGAGGCAGAATCTGGAAGATTTGAAGAAAAAGATGGCATGGTGCCTG GTGCGAGAAAAAGAGTGGCAAGTTCAACAGCTGAAAGAACAAATTGATAAAGAACACTGTGATAGGACCCATGAAGATAAGCTTCAGCTGTGTCAG AGCAAAGTTTCCCTTGCTGAAAAGAGATTGCAGGATATCCAGGAGAAGCTTGAAAAGgtgaaagaggaggaggaatgcTTAGCAGAAGAGAGTCGAAAACTGAAAGAAGAGAGCAAACTCAAGAGCAAAGCTCAGAAGAGCCAGGAA gtgGTGTATTTCCGTGCAGAGAATAAACTGAAACAATTAGAAAAGGAACAGTGTCTTCTCCAGGAGAGAATTCACAAGATAAATAATAG TAATGGGAGAAGAAATCACGAGGTGGAGCAGATGCAGTGGCTGAAGAAAACATCTGCTCTGAAGAAACAGCTGGAAAAACTTGAGAGTGAGTCTGCCACTCTCAATCAGGAAATAAAGGAGAAACAGCAGGCTGTTTTCAAGGGAAGGGAAGAATATGACAAGCTAAG CATGGAAGAAAAGAACATTCAGGTCTCTCTGGAGTCTAAGCTGAAGAGAAAGAACCAACTTCAAGCCAGTACCTCCAACAGACTGAGGCGATTTGGGGATCATATGCCAGAACTGTTGGAGTCTGTTGACAGAGCACATGCCCAGGGGCGTTTCATTAAGAAACCAGTGGGACCAATAG GTGCATGCATCAGTCTTAAGGATCCAAGTTTAGCTGTAGCTGTGGAAAGCTGCTTGCGAAGTCTGATGAAAACCTTTTGCTGTGACAATTACAAGGATGAAAAGGTCCTGCAGGAGCTTATGTCCATGCACTTTCCCAAAGGCAGCAGGCCCCAGATCATCGTGTGTCCGTTCACAGACCGAGTTTACAATGTCCAAAGCCG AGGTGTGCACCATCCAGACTTTCCATCTGTTTTGGACACTCTCATCATTGACAACCCTGTGATAACAAACTGTCTCATAGATATGAGGAATATTGAATGCATTCTTATCATCAGA GAAAGCGCTGTTGCAAGGAGAATCATGCAAGCACAAAGACCCCCTAGAAACTGCCGTGAAGCCTTTACTGCAGAAGGCGATCAGATATATACCAACCGCAATTACACTCCCGAGAAAGAGGTCTTGGTTAAATACCTTGGTGGGGACCCAGAGGCAGAAATTCG GCTGGTGCAGACAGAGGTGGAGAATCACCAGGCACAACTCTGCAGGTTCCAGCGCCATCTAAGCTCTGTAAAGCAGGACATTCAGAGCATGGAGGAGAAGCTACGCAGCGTCATCATAGCAAGCAAAAGAAATCAG GAGAGTATGACTCGGGTGAAAGCATCTATAACAGAACTGGAGAACATCGAAGAGTCACAGGTGGAGGACATCAGTTCTCTG GAAGAAGATGCTCAAGAAAACGAACAGAAAATTGAGCTGGAGAGAAAAAGTGTAAAAGAGGCAAAGATTGATCTGCAAAGGCACAACAATGCTCTCATGGAAATTGAGCAGAAACACCAGTATGTGAGAAACAAAAGTGAACAACTTCTAGATGAAACGGAGGAGTTGAAG GACGAGCAGGTGAAGGCTGAGGCAGAGAGCAGCAAACTCAATCAGAGTCTTCAGATTCTGGAAAAGAAGCTCAAGGCACATCAGGACAATATTGAGGCCATGAAAGTAGAATATGCCCAGAAAGAAGAGGAAAAACAG GACTGTGAAGCAAAAGCCAGAGAAATCAGTCCCGAACCGCAGCGTCCGGACCGGAGCGCCAAGAGCCTGGACGCTGAGATTACACGACTGCGACAGAAGATCCGCTCCCAGGAGAGCAGCCATGGCAACCAGGAGCAAGTGATCAG GGAGTATGCAGAGGCTCATACTAATTACAAAAGTAAGTCCAGCCAGCTGCGAGATCTGAAGAAGTTTATTGATCGCCTGGACAACATCATGACTGACAGACAGGCTCGTTATAAAACGCTGCGAAG ATCCCTCTCTGTGAGATGCAAGTGGTACTTCATCAACTTTCTTTTCAAGCTGCACTGCTATGGGTCAATGATGTTTGATCACAACAATGAAACATTGTCGATATCA GTGAAGCCACCGGGTCAAGAGAATGACGACATTAACGACATGCGGTCTCTATCTGGTGGAGAGCGCTCCTTCTCCACCGTCTGCTTCATCCTGTCCCTGTGGGAGATCACGGAGTCCCCCTTCAGGTGCCTGGATGAGTTTGATGTCTATATG GACATGCATAACCGTAGGATCTCCTTAGACCTCCTTCTTGAGCTCTCTGAGCGCCAGCATCTACGTCAGTTCATTTTCATCACACCTCAGACCACCAG CAGTCTCCCCAAAAGTCCTCATATTAAAGTTCACCAACTTCAagatccagagagagagacagaggaggaggtCCTGCCGTAG
- the smc6 gene encoding structural maintenance of chromosomes protein 6 isoform X1 encodes MNKRTSNIQDAAKPSKTRKTEVATHVQDEDEDDDDEEEMRLRQDHSSSAPSAGDIGVIESITLKNFMSHHLLGPFQFGANVNFIVGNNGSGKSAILTALIVGLGGKATTTNRGASLKSFVKYGESSAEVTVKLKNRGSDAYKGDIYGDCICIEQRITSDGCRICKIKNKTGFIISTKKEELTAILDHFNIQVDNPVSILNQEMSKQFLHSKSEADKYKFFMKATLLEQMKRDYIHIKQTKAGTRDQVEQQEECLKDLRQLFLQKKEKYESLSSLDNMRQNLEDLKKKMAWCLVREKEWQVQQLKEQIDKEHCDRTHEDKLQLCQSKVSLAEKRLQDIQEKLEKVKEEEECLAEESRKLKEESKLKSKAQKSQEVVYFRAENKLKQLEKEQCLLQERIHKINNSNGRRNHEVEQMQWLKKTSALKKQLEKLESESATLNQEIKEKQQAVFKGREEYDKLSMEEKNIQVSLESKLKRKNQLQASTSNRLRRFGDHMPELLESVDRAHAQGRFIKKPVGPIGACISLKDPSLAVAVESCLRSLMKTFCCDNYKDEKVLQELMSMHFPKGSRPQIIVCPFTDRVYNVQSRGVHHPDFPSVLDTLIIDNPVITNCLIDMRNIECILIIRESAVARRIMQAQRPPRNCREAFTAEGDQIYTNRNYTPEKEVLVKYLGGDPEAEIRLVQTEVENHQAQLCRFQRHLSSVKQDIQSMEEKLRSVIIASKRNQESMTRVKASITELENIEESQVEDISSLEEDAQENEQKIELERKSVKEAKIDLQRHNNALMEIEQKHQYVRNKSEQLLDETEELKDEQVKAEAESSKLNQSLQILEKKLKAHQDNIEAMKVEYAQKEEEKQDCEAKAREISPEPQRPDRSAKSLDAEITRLRQKIRSQESSHGNQEQVIREYAEAHTNYKSKSSQLRDLKKFIDRLDNIMTDRQARYKTLRRSLSVRCKWYFINFLFKLHCYGSMMFDHNNETLSISVKPPGQENDDINDMRSLSGGERSFSTVCFILSLWEITESPFRCLDEFDVYMDMHNRRISLDLLLELSERQHLRQFIFITPQTTSSLPKSPHIKVHQLQDPERETEEEVLP; translated from the exons ATGAATAAGAGGACGTCCAATATCCAGGATGCTGCGAAACCCAGTAAAACCCGAAAGACGGAGGTCGCAACACATGTccaggatgaggatgaggatgatgatgatgaggaggagatgagaCTTCGGCAGGACCATTCATCCTCTGCCCCC AGCGCAGGGGATATTGGTGTCATTGAAAGTATCACTTTGAAGAATTTCATGAGCCATCATTTGCTGGGGCCTTTTCAGTTTGGAGCAAATGTCAATTTCATCGTTGGGAACAACGGAA GTGGGAAGAGTGCTATCCTCACAGCTCTCATTGTGGGTCTTGGTGGAAAAGCTACTACAACCAACCGAGGAGCATCTTTAAAGAGTTTTGTAAAATATGGAGAGAG CTCTGCAGAAGTCACAGTAAAATTGAAAAACAGAGGTAGTGATGCTTATAAAGGGGACATATATGGAGACTGTATATGCATTGAGCAGAGAATCACCAGTGATGGCTGCAGGATatgcaaaataaaaaacaaaaccg GGTTTATTATTTCAACTAAGAAAGAGGAATTGACTGCAATATTGGATCATTTTAATATACAG GTTGACAATCCAGTCTCAATCCTAAATCAGGAAATGAGTAAGCAGTTCCTGCATTCAAAAAGTGAAGCTGATAAATACAAG TTTTTTATGAAGGCTACTCTGCTTGAGCAGATGAAGAGAGACTACATTCACATCAAGCAGACCAAAGCTGGCACCCGAGACCAAGTGGAACAACAGGAGGAG TGTCTCAAAGATCTCAGACAGTTGTTTttacaaaagaaagaaaagtatGAAAGTTTATCTTCACTTGACAATATGAGGCAGAATCTGGAAGATTTGAAGAAAAAGATGGCATGGTGCCTG GTGCGAGAAAAAGAGTGGCAAGTTCAACAGCTGAAAGAACAAATTGATAAAGAACACTGTGATAGGACCCATGAAGATAAGCTTCAGCTGTGTCAG AGCAAAGTTTCCCTTGCTGAAAAGAGATTGCAGGATATCCAGGAGAAGCTTGAAAAGgtgaaagaggaggaggaatgcTTAGCAGAAGAGAGTCGAAAACTGAAAGAAGAGAGCAAACTCAAGAGCAAAGCTCAGAAGAGCCAGGAA gtgGTGTATTTCCGTGCAGAGAATAAACTGAAACAATTAGAAAAGGAACAGTGTCTTCTCCAGGAGAGAATTCACAAGATAAATAATAG TAATGGGAGAAGAAATCACGAGGTGGAGCAGATGCAGTGGCTGAAGAAAACATCTGCTCTGAAGAAACAGCTGGAAAAACTTGAGAGTGAGTCTGCCACTCTCAATCAGGAAATAAAGGAGAAACAGCAGGCTGTTTTCAAGGGAAGGGAAGAATATGACAAGCTAAG CATGGAAGAAAAGAACATTCAGGTCTCTCTGGAGTCTAAGCTGAAGAGAAAGAACCAACTTCAAGCCAGTACCTCCAACAGACTGAGGCGATTTGGGGATCATATGCCAGAACTGTTGGAGTCTGTTGACAGAGCACATGCCCAGGGGCGTTTCATTAAGAAACCAGTGGGACCAATAG GTGCATGCATCAGTCTTAAGGATCCAAGTTTAGCTGTAGCTGTGGAAAGCTGCTTGCGAAGTCTGATGAAAACCTTTTGCTGTGACAATTACAAGGATGAAAAGGTCCTGCAGGAGCTTATGTCCATGCACTTTCCCAAAGGCAGCAGGCCCCAGATCATCGTGTGTCCGTTCACAGACCGAGTTTACAATGTCCAAAGCCG AGGTGTGCACCATCCAGACTTTCCATCTGTTTTGGACACTCTCATCATTGACAACCCTGTGATAACAAACTGTCTCATAGATATGAGGAATATTGAATGCATTCTTATCATCAGA GAAAGCGCTGTTGCAAGGAGAATCATGCAAGCACAAAGACCCCCTAGAAACTGCCGTGAAGCCTTTACTGCAGAAGGCGATCAGATATATACCAACCGCAATTACACTCCCGAGAAAGAGGTCTTGGTTAAATACCTTGGTGGGGACCCAGAGGCAGAAATTCG GCTGGTGCAGACAGAGGTGGAGAATCACCAGGCACAACTCTGCAGGTTCCAGCGCCATCTAAGCTCTGTAAAGCAGGACATTCAGAGCATGGAGGAGAAGCTACGCAGCGTCATCATAGCAAGCAAAAGAAATCAG GAGAGTATGACTCGGGTGAAAGCATCTATAACAGAACTGGAGAACATCGAAGAGTCACAGGTGGAGGACATCAGTTCTCTG GAAGAAGATGCTCAAGAAAACGAACAGAAAATTGAGCTGGAGAGAAAAAGTGTAAAAGAGGCAAAGATTGATCTGCAAAGGCACAACAATGCTCTCATGGAAATTGAGCAGAAACACCAGTATGTGAGAAACAAAAGTGAACAACTTCTAGATGAAACGGAGGAGTTGAAG GACGAGCAGGTGAAGGCTGAGGCAGAGAGCAGCAAACTCAATCAGAGTCTTCAGATTCTGGAAAAGAAGCTCAAGGCACATCAGGACAATATTGAGGCCATGAAAGTAGAATATGCCCAGAAAGAAGAGGAAAAACAG GACTGTGAAGCAAAAGCCAGAGAAATCAGTCCCGAACCGCAGCGTCCGGACCGGAGCGCCAAGAGCCTGGACGCTGAGATTACACGACTGCGACAGAAGATCCGCTCCCAGGAGAGCAGCCATGGCAACCAGGAGCAAGTGATCAG GGAGTATGCAGAGGCTCATACTAATTACAAAAGTAAGTCCAGCCAGCTGCGAGATCTGAAGAAGTTTATTGATCGCCTGGACAACATCATGACTGACAGACAGGCTCGTTATAAAACGCTGCGAAG ATCCCTCTCTGTGAGATGCAAGTGGTACTTCATCAACTTTCTTTTCAAGCTGCACTGCTATGGGTCAATGATGTTTGATCACAACAATGAAACATTGTCGATATCA GTGAAGCCACCGGGTCAAGAGAATGACGACATTAACGACATGCGGTCTCTATCTGGTGGAGAGCGCTCCTTCTCCACCGTCTGCTTCATCCTGTCCCTGTGGGAGATCACGGAGTCCCCCTTCAGGTGCCTGGATGAGTTTGATGTCTATATG GACATGCATAACCGTAGGATCTCCTTAGACCTCCTTCTTGAGCTCTCTGAGCGCCAGCATCTACGTCAGTTCATTTTCATCACACCTCAGACCACCAG CAGTCTCCCCAAAAGTCCTCATATTAAAGTTCACCAACTTCAagatccagagagagagacagaggaggaggtCCTGCCGTAG
- the smc6 gene encoding structural maintenance of chromosomes protein 6 isoform X2: MNKRTSNIQDAAKPSKTRKTEVATHVQDEDEDDDDEEEMRLRQDHSSSAPSAGDIGVIESITLKNFMSHHLLGPFQFGANVNFIVGNNGSGKSAILTALIVGLGGKATTTNRGASLKSFVKYGESSAEVTVKLKNRGSDAYKGDIYGDCICIEQRITSDGCRICKIKNKTGFIISTKKEELTAILDHFNIQVDNPVSILNQEMSKQFLHSKSEADKYKFFMKATLLEQMKRDYIHIKQTKAGTRDQVEQQEECLKDLRQLFLQKKEKYESLSSLDNMRQNLEDLKKKMAWCLVREKEWQVQQLKEQIDKEHCDRTHEDKLQLCQSKVSLAEKRLQDIQEKLEKVKEEEECLAEESRKLKEESKLKSKAQKSQEVVYFRAENKLKQLEKEQCLLQERIHKINNSNGRRNHEVEQMQWLKKTSALKKQLEKLESESATLNQEIKEKQQAVFKGREEYDKLSMEEKNIQVSLESKLKRKNQLQASTSNRLRRFGDHMPELLESVDRAHAQGRFIKKPVGPIGACISLKDPSLAVAVESCLRSLMKTFCCDNYKDEKVLQELMSMHFPKGSRPQIIVCPFTDRVYNVQSRGVHHPDFPSVLDTLIIDNPVITNCLIDMRNIECILIIRESAVARRIMQAQRPPRNCREAFTAEGDQIYTNRNYTPEKEVLVKYLGGDPEAEIRLVQTEVENHQAQLCRFQRHLSSVKQDIQSMEEKLRSVIIASKRNQESMTRVKASITELENIEESQVEDISSLEEDAQENEQKIELERKSVKEAKIDLQRHNNALMEIEQKHQYVRNKSEQLLDETEELKDEQVKAEAESSKLNQSLQILEKKLKAHQDNIEAMKVEYAQKEEEKQDCEAKAREISPEPQRPDRSAKSLDAEITRLRQKIRSQESSHGNQEQVIREYAEAHTNYKSKSSQLRDLKKFIDRLDNIMTDRQARYKTLRRSLSVRCKWYFINFLFKLHCYGSMMFDHNNETLSISVKPPGQENDDINDMRSLSGGERSFSTVCFILSLWEITESPFRCLDEFDVYMDMHNRRISLDLLLELSERQHLRQFIFITPQTTSLPKSPHIKVHQLQDPERETEEEVLP, encoded by the exons ATGAATAAGAGGACGTCCAATATCCAGGATGCTGCGAAACCCAGTAAAACCCGAAAGACGGAGGTCGCAACACATGTccaggatgaggatgaggatgatgatgatgaggaggagatgagaCTTCGGCAGGACCATTCATCCTCTGCCCCC AGCGCAGGGGATATTGGTGTCATTGAAAGTATCACTTTGAAGAATTTCATGAGCCATCATTTGCTGGGGCCTTTTCAGTTTGGAGCAAATGTCAATTTCATCGTTGGGAACAACGGAA GTGGGAAGAGTGCTATCCTCACAGCTCTCATTGTGGGTCTTGGTGGAAAAGCTACTACAACCAACCGAGGAGCATCTTTAAAGAGTTTTGTAAAATATGGAGAGAG CTCTGCAGAAGTCACAGTAAAATTGAAAAACAGAGGTAGTGATGCTTATAAAGGGGACATATATGGAGACTGTATATGCATTGAGCAGAGAATCACCAGTGATGGCTGCAGGATatgcaaaataaaaaacaaaaccg GGTTTATTATTTCAACTAAGAAAGAGGAATTGACTGCAATATTGGATCATTTTAATATACAG GTTGACAATCCAGTCTCAATCCTAAATCAGGAAATGAGTAAGCAGTTCCTGCATTCAAAAAGTGAAGCTGATAAATACAAG TTTTTTATGAAGGCTACTCTGCTTGAGCAGATGAAGAGAGACTACATTCACATCAAGCAGACCAAAGCTGGCACCCGAGACCAAGTGGAACAACAGGAGGAG TGTCTCAAAGATCTCAGACAGTTGTTTttacaaaagaaagaaaagtatGAAAGTTTATCTTCACTTGACAATATGAGGCAGAATCTGGAAGATTTGAAGAAAAAGATGGCATGGTGCCTG GTGCGAGAAAAAGAGTGGCAAGTTCAACAGCTGAAAGAACAAATTGATAAAGAACACTGTGATAGGACCCATGAAGATAAGCTTCAGCTGTGTCAG AGCAAAGTTTCCCTTGCTGAAAAGAGATTGCAGGATATCCAGGAGAAGCTTGAAAAGgtgaaagaggaggaggaatgcTTAGCAGAAGAGAGTCGAAAACTGAAAGAAGAGAGCAAACTCAAGAGCAAAGCTCAGAAGAGCCAGGAA gtgGTGTATTTCCGTGCAGAGAATAAACTGAAACAATTAGAAAAGGAACAGTGTCTTCTCCAGGAGAGAATTCACAAGATAAATAATAG TAATGGGAGAAGAAATCACGAGGTGGAGCAGATGCAGTGGCTGAAGAAAACATCTGCTCTGAAGAAACAGCTGGAAAAACTTGAGAGTGAGTCTGCCACTCTCAATCAGGAAATAAAGGAGAAACAGCAGGCTGTTTTCAAGGGAAGGGAAGAATATGACAAGCTAAG CATGGAAGAAAAGAACATTCAGGTCTCTCTGGAGTCTAAGCTGAAGAGAAAGAACCAACTTCAAGCCAGTACCTCCAACAGACTGAGGCGATTTGGGGATCATATGCCAGAACTGTTGGAGTCTGTTGACAGAGCACATGCCCAGGGGCGTTTCATTAAGAAACCAGTGGGACCAATAG GTGCATGCATCAGTCTTAAGGATCCAAGTTTAGCTGTAGCTGTGGAAAGCTGCTTGCGAAGTCTGATGAAAACCTTTTGCTGTGACAATTACAAGGATGAAAAGGTCCTGCAGGAGCTTATGTCCATGCACTTTCCCAAAGGCAGCAGGCCCCAGATCATCGTGTGTCCGTTCACAGACCGAGTTTACAATGTCCAAAGCCG AGGTGTGCACCATCCAGACTTTCCATCTGTTTTGGACACTCTCATCATTGACAACCCTGTGATAACAAACTGTCTCATAGATATGAGGAATATTGAATGCATTCTTATCATCAGA GAAAGCGCTGTTGCAAGGAGAATCATGCAAGCACAAAGACCCCCTAGAAACTGCCGTGAAGCCTTTACTGCAGAAGGCGATCAGATATATACCAACCGCAATTACACTCCCGAGAAAGAGGTCTTGGTTAAATACCTTGGTGGGGACCCAGAGGCAGAAATTCG GCTGGTGCAGACAGAGGTGGAGAATCACCAGGCACAACTCTGCAGGTTCCAGCGCCATCTAAGCTCTGTAAAGCAGGACATTCAGAGCATGGAGGAGAAGCTACGCAGCGTCATCATAGCAAGCAAAAGAAATCAG GAGAGTATGACTCGGGTGAAAGCATCTATAACAGAACTGGAGAACATCGAAGAGTCACAGGTGGAGGACATCAGTTCTCTG GAAGAAGATGCTCAAGAAAACGAACAGAAAATTGAGCTGGAGAGAAAAAGTGTAAAAGAGGCAAAGATTGATCTGCAAAGGCACAACAATGCTCTCATGGAAATTGAGCAGAAACACCAGTATGTGAGAAACAAAAGTGAACAACTTCTAGATGAAACGGAGGAGTTGAAG GACGAGCAGGTGAAGGCTGAGGCAGAGAGCAGCAAACTCAATCAGAGTCTTCAGATTCTGGAAAAGAAGCTCAAGGCACATCAGGACAATATTGAGGCCATGAAAGTAGAATATGCCCAGAAAGAAGAGGAAAAACAG GACTGTGAAGCAAAAGCCAGAGAAATCAGTCCCGAACCGCAGCGTCCGGACCGGAGCGCCAAGAGCCTGGACGCTGAGATTACACGACTGCGACAGAAGATCCGCTCCCAGGAGAGCAGCCATGGCAACCAGGAGCAAGTGATCAG GGAGTATGCAGAGGCTCATACTAATTACAAAAGTAAGTCCAGCCAGCTGCGAGATCTGAAGAAGTTTATTGATCGCCTGGACAACATCATGACTGACAGACAGGCTCGTTATAAAACGCTGCGAAG ATCCCTCTCTGTGAGATGCAAGTGGTACTTCATCAACTTTCTTTTCAAGCTGCACTGCTATGGGTCAATGATGTTTGATCACAACAATGAAACATTGTCGATATCA GTGAAGCCACCGGGTCAAGAGAATGACGACATTAACGACATGCGGTCTCTATCTGGTGGAGAGCGCTCCTTCTCCACCGTCTGCTTCATCCTGTCCCTGTGGGAGATCACGGAGTCCCCCTTCAGGTGCCTGGATGAGTTTGATGTCTATATG GACATGCATAACCGTAGGATCTCCTTAGACCTCCTTCTTGAGCTCTCTGAGCGCCAGCATCTACGTCAGTTCATTTTCATCACACCTCAGACCACCAG TCTCCCCAAAAGTCCTCATATTAAAGTTCACCAACTTCAagatccagagagagagacagaggaggaggtCCTGCCGTAG